Within the Salvia hispanica cultivar TCC Black 2014 chromosome 4, UniMelb_Shisp_WGS_1.0, whole genome shotgun sequence genome, the region CATCAGTCATTTCCATCCACGACTTATTAAACGGTTCATCAACCTCGTTTGTGGCATCATTCATCCGTCCGTATCAAGTCTTCCGCAACACATTCTTCTAGAGTTTCGTCGGTCTCCAACAAGCGACGTACAATCATTGGCTTATACTAGGGGTCCAATAACAGGTTAAGCAAAGGATTGTTCCAAGTGATTTAATCTATGCTCATTTCCGTGAAAAGATGAAAGGAAAAGGTTGGTACGTTGGTTGTGTGAATCACCTTGAATGGATTGAGAGCAGATTAAATTTGGGTCTTTCCTTGCTGAAAATTCTGTCACGGAAAGCTCATTGAGTTTAAATGAAACAATTGAGAATTTGAGATAGATTGTGGTTAGAATTACCTTGTTTTGGAGTTGGAATTGGGAGGAACAACCCTTTTTTGTTCCTCTATAGAAAGtaaaatttagtactactactactagatTGAGGGATCAGGAGAGTCACGCTCACGCGCCACTGCTGGTGAATGAGAAAAGGCGCCAACTTATGTAAAGGAGGAATATTTGGGCTCAACCAAATTATTCGATGTATTGGGCTCCAAAATGGTTGTAAATTAATGGCCCAATTTTTGTAATTACTTTGACATTTggattttggtttaattttacTCGGCTCAGCCCAAgttaatatttgtattaatcattTGCTTTGTTCGGTTTTCTCTTGCAACAAACATgcttcaaaaattaattgacAACTTGTTAAACATCGTTCTCATTTATTtccataaaacaaaattttcttcatcggccttaaaagtaaagtggttcCTTCATTTGATAGAAGAAACAAATGCGAAATTCAGTTTAAGTTACTCCTTATCtattctaataaaattttcatgaaattGTACTGATACTCAACCCATTCCTGTTAATTCTCATCTACCACGTCCTCTACTCTTCAAGCAGCGTTGTCGTAGCTATGGTATTGTTGTGTGTGGGGGGCGGAGTTGGGTCTCCCCCTTGGCTCGGCCTGAAGTGCCTGTGGTTGTTGGCTTGAAGTGCCTGCGGTTGTTGgcgttttctatttttggtaaaataaaaatactctcctgctttattttctcttcatctttcttactaTTTTCTCCACTTACTTGACACACCACGAAATATTGTTAGACCATCATACATAATAAGGTGGACAAAAGCACACATTTCATAGAGTTGAGCAAGAATTGTTAGagtataatttcaaataagaaatatggcacttaaaaatagactaattttactattatgagtggtccaccaaaattagattaattttagaaatgaaaaggTTTAAACACTACTAACACTATTAATAATGTGAATTCCACATTTCAATGAACACTACTTTCACCATTTCTCCTTTCCTCTTACATTTATCAATTGTGTCTTAAATCTCGGATTATTTACAACTTTGTATTAAGTTAAATGTGCGAATAGcgaaaatattttgttgtaaCAGATAGTGTAGTATAATTGAGGATCACAATCTGTACATATATACAAATAGAGAGTagaaatgattaaatttattaatgtgAACCAATCCAACAATCACGATCGTGACTGCAGAAGCTCGAATTTTCTGAGGGAGTGAAGAAGCCCCCTAATAGAGCCGGCGCCAGCGAGCAGCGAAGCGACAAGGCAGAATCCGCTAAGAAGCTGCAGGAAGAACCCCCGGCACGACCACCGCGAGATCTTTGCCCTCACCATGTACATCTCGATGGGGAAGAACACCGCCAGCGGCCAGAACGATATCGCCCCGAGCAGCCCCACGAAATCATTGAAAAACGGCAGCAGCATCGCCACCAGCGTCGTGAACACCACGTACATACTCCGCCACACCACCCGAAAATAATTCACCCTCAGTCTCCCCCACCTGTGCTCCTTGCTCACGAACGTGTTCCCCGGCCACCGCCGCCTGCACCACCCCTCCGCCGCCCCGAACACCGGCTGGGCGAAAACCTGGTACGCTCCGAACAGGTGGATGGCGATGAACAGATTCGCCGTTAAGATCAGCCAGTACGGGTCGTAGAAGCCGTACCCGGTCAGGAAGTTCCCCGGCGCGGCGTTGCCGAAGGCGGCGTACCCTAGCGCGCCGCACAGCATGTAGAACACCGTCGAGATTAGGATCCCGACGATGGAGGCGCGCTTCATCACCTTGCTCTCCGGCGCGCCTGATCGGATGGTGTCCTGGATCTCGATCAGGACGACGGCGAAGGCGTAGGCGAATGCGATGTTCCCGATGGCGGCGAAGCAGCTCCACATCTTCTCCTCGGCGGAGTAGGAATCGGTGATCGGTTTTCCAGTGATGCTAGTGGTGGCGTGTTTTTTCTCCGTGATTTTGGCGATGGAGAGGCCGAGGCCGATGGAGGCGTAGCTGAACGACATGATGGCGGCGATGAAGGAGAGAAATGCGAGCTCGTGGAAGTTGGGGACTTGGGAAATAAGTATTTGTATCAATCCGAATAGCACAATGAAAGGATTGTTGGACAATGTGCAATCATGGTTGTGCCCATGCTTGTGAAAGCACAGTGATTTTTTCATCGCCctacaaaaacaaacaattagTATCTCAAATTAAGAGAGGAACACGAGTTGCAGGCTTACACCAAGCTGATAGCGGTTGTGATCGAATATCCAATCGTCACACCGACAAGATAGCTGTATTGAACCACCGCGCAAAACTTATATTTGATGCCTCCTGCATCAGTTTATTAATGAGAATGTGAAATGAAGCATGTGTTTGTGTACactgaatttttatttttacctaGATAGGATTTGACGGCGTCTTTGTAGACGTAATTTCTGGTGCCGTCAGCGGCGCGATAGCAGTCGGCGAGTAAGGTGGAGGTGAACATAGTGATAACTGAGAAGGCGAGGAGAGCAGTGGGCCCAGCAATCCAGCCCATTTGAGCGAGGGCCCATGCCAACGTCAATACACCCGACCCGATCACTGCTGTTATTATGTGGGCCCCTGCTGACCATACCGTTCCTTTTTCGCACTCCAATACAAACCGATTAAAGTTTAAACACattgttttttattgaatcATACTAGAATtgaaacaacaacaacaaaatcatttgCTCAGAACCAAAAATAGAGAGaacaagaaaatttaaaaattaaaaaacttcattaaatgaaatttaccAGTTCTTTTTGGATGGCCATCTTCATCGAATTCGGATGGATCATTTCCCGGCGGGGCTTCCACGTTCGACCTTTCTACATTCATAATTCTCAATAACtggaagataaaaataaatgaaatatgaaacgtCCGcacgaaatttaaaatagaggAAGATATTGATTGTGAAACTCACTGATTTTTCACTCTGAGATTTGCAATAGTATTAGAActaacatttataaataaagcCAAATGATCACCAAATAGGGCTTAACTATAAGTAGGGCTTTTATGTTAGCTAGATCTTATTTGAAAATGGGAAGGTTGAAACATAGAGGTGAACGAATTTATCTAAAGAGTGAAAATTTAGAAAGAAATGAGGCAGCTTTGAATTATCATAAACCTTTGTATCtgcaaattttgtgaagcgATGGATGCATGCCTATATTTATTGTTGGATAGATGCATGATATACGGCGTTAAGATTTGGTTACGGTTAATTAGTTCTTTTTTGATAATATACTTAATACTTGGTCTAAATGTATTATTCACCACTCATTTTATTTGCTCAATCTATGAATGTATCCACTCCAATGTCTTCATCGACACTTAATTTAGACAAAAGTATCAACTATTTTCTACCGTTTAACCTGatcatatttatgatttatacccaatatatatatatggaggtTATCTTGAGATTTTTGTTTATACGAAATAGTATAAAACAGTCTTTTAATAAATTGCAAGTGAGTTGTAATGACCTATTTTGCATATATTGAGCTAACAAAATGGAgcataatgaaaatataatttggtgcatttttttctgtttccattattttatgttttttcaaaataaatgtaaaataatgtgtatatatgaTCTTCTTATTCTGTTTGTCGACGATCGTATATTAGTAGGAATATGTTATGTACGGGAAATTGGGAATGAATTAAACCTGTTACTCGTGTATATtgttagaaaagtggagtactccattagaaaaaagaatagtAATAATGTTGTCGCTTATCGAAAATTCCAGCTAAAAGAATATAGACACTACAAATTTTTGTCCAcgcaattttcaattttaattaacaaaGTGTAATTGAATCATAATAAGCTTTTGAGTTtcctttcatattaaaataatgttacgTAATCGAGATGTTACAGTGATATAATCATAAGTAAGAACCCATTTCCCTTTTCCACTCATATATGCATGTTAGTTAACCTTCAATTTCAACACCACAAGTCTAATACATTTCAACAAccttataaaaattaatcatatgacTGAGAAACGTTAATTGGGAAAATATTATATCGAGTAATCTATATCGATTAAATTATGAACTTTCTTTATGAATTTGCAAAACGTCAAttgaaataaatcaatttaatttcctTGCCATATCATCTCGAACTTAGAATATATGAGCATAAAGTCGCACAGCACTCATAATTAAGAGAGTacaaaaatgagagaaaatacACAAATAGGAATTAGCCATATAATAAAGCTAacatgaaatatgaataatataaGGTAGCAACATGTTTCGATTAATACCTCGGTTATATTCTTTCAACAAAGGTTTATACCCCTCCAAGCCAAAAAACTTGCATTTTTGTTTGAGTGATTAAGGCCAGGGACAACATATAATATATTCGTGTATTGAAAGTGTGGAATAGTTTGGCTTGATGGGAACTCCCAACTTGGCCTAATTGACAAGCCTCATTTACCCAATCTTATGGCTGGATTAAAACACAACGTGATCAAAATATTGCCAAACCCACTTCACACATTTTAATCTTACAAGCTTTCCAAACTAAAAAACTATATGTACTACATTAATGGAGTACATTGAACAagtattttagaaaaaaaaaagcattgAATCACTTTTGATCATATTTTCTCAATTGGGATAACATGGAATATTGagcaactaaaaaaaattataaatataccataaatatatactactacttgaTTCAATGATGCAAGGAGAAACATCAACTGAAAAGAACAAGGCTACAAGACTACAGTTAGCGCCGGAAAGGATGATAAATTACTGAATTGGGAAAGTGgagatttataaaatttgagggAAATTGCTCGTATAAATATAATGGTGCGTTTTTCAGTTTCGTGTCATCATCCAAATTAAACCCCTCTTTCTAAAACTCATGAATCTATTCCCAACTCATGTTAGAATCATTCGCTTGCCATTTATTTCTATCTCAATCACCAATTATTCTCTAATTAGTTATAAGTCACAACCGACCGGGGCTTCCTCGTTTCTACTCCAATGGATTCATGAATGATGGAAGGAATTAGAggataaatttgttttttttaaattttccttCTTGGAGTATGAAAATttgccttttattttatacactGAATTGAGTGTATGCTTTTGAGCATGATCATATAACTGAGACAATACTAACAATTattgtttcagtttttttttcaatggaAATTAGTGGTGGATATCTTGTTTGGTGGTCTCGATCAGTAATCCATCTTATGaacttgtgtttttttatgtaaCTTTAGGATGTAAGGATTGAAGTGAAATTAGTGTTTCTATAAAAAGGAAGAAATCCTGAAAACTTTGGCTAAGTTGATTGTTTCCTATATTAGAAGTGGGGAGTCTGgtctttttacttttaatttcctCCAATTTCAGATTGGGACATGTCAAGTGAATATATTGCCATTGAGTATATGCATCCCTGTTGTGAATCTGTGATTAATATTGACATTGGTAACTCAAGTCCAGCAAACAGAAAAACCTCTTAGGTATAGGaagatttgaattatttatgaagATGCATTTTACTTGTTATGGGTTTGCTTCTTGATTATTTCTCACAAAATGTTGtcttttcccatttttctaaatctatGGTATTGGACCATATGCGGCCACCTTTTCTACATTTTTTTGGTGTTTGTCAGGAGGAAAAGATGCAACCATGACTAATATAACTCAATTGACGTCGTAAATATTACATTACTGATCATTCTGCTAGTTTCTTGCCAGTTTCATAGCTGATCTAGTCTAATCAACATTCTATAAATGCTGTGTTTAACACTTTAACTTGTCCAGTTACTCTGAGGTtgtttttttggattgtcaGTTTCTCCCAAActaatatgataatttttttagtgtgtTCCATTGTTGTTTCAGAACTTGGTCATTTGCCTGAAATGGCCAATAACCCCCAGCCTGCAGGTAAGTAATTCGAGATGCTTTTATCATACTCCTACTATGTAATCTAAATACTGCTCTCAGACCATATTCAAAATCTCTTTGTTTAACCTTTACACCTATGGTGTCACATATGTTCCCCTGATTCTTTAGCATGTAAAATGTAGTATGCTGTAGCTCAAGGTAGGAGCACAAGATgcttttccttttaaattttcaGTTGCTCTTTCTAAGATATCTTGCTGTTTTTAGGAAGATATTATGTTTTATAGTTTGCTTTTACATCCTTTTCCTTCTCTTGTATAAAAGCGATACTTATGATGCTACATTCTGTCCTTAGTTCTTTCTTTGCTACtgattactttttctcatcaattGCTTGCACATGGGCAAAACCTTTCCAGCCTCGTATAATTGGTCATGCTCCTCCTCCAAATTCTCTTACAACCATGTCAATGCAAGTAAGATCATCTATTTCTTATTTCAAAGGAGATGTTTGAAATATATTGCTGGTAGTACATTAGACTAAACATAGTTTTGTGTAGACTAAACAATATGTATTGTGCATTGCAGTGTGGCATGTCATAAAGAAGATTTGCAGTAAGTTTTTCTGAAGActattacaaatacaaatatacggtattaaattatgttagtTCAACCTGAGAAAGGCCCTTACACGAGGCTGTCCAACAtgctaaataaattaatagagcCATAAATATTCTCTCCCCCTTACAATGTAGAAGAGAGCGATCCACTTTTTTCTTGTTAGACTTGTTAAGTATTTTACACAGAGGCCAATGAATTGTCTGAACAATGGGGCACATATATTTCTGGTGCTATGCTGAGTTTTTCCTTTCACAAGAAACCAGATATTTTGTCCCTTCATTTTCTGAGTAAAATCTTCACATTTGGGAATGTATAAAAAAGCACAGGGTGGAGCTAGGCTGATAGCTTATGTTAAATTCGCAGTATTGTTGATCAGAATAAATAAACATGCTGAAGTGCCAAATGTGCATCAATTCCTTCTGTTTTTATGATTGCAGGTATATAAATAATGACATGTTCGAATCTAAATGATGAAGTTTTTACTGAAAAACTATACTtgtatttttgtaataatacTCATTGATTTTTGGAATGCAGATACTTCTACAACAAGAGGACAAGGGTTTTTTCACCTTGTGCTGCAAATTCAGCTTTATGTCTACAGAGGGCCGATGCATCTATGGACTGGAGAGAATTTACTTGTCCTGAGGGGAGAAGGTGTTAATGCTATGATTTTCCAGTCTCAATCTTTATACTGTTGCATTTAAAGGAGATCAAATGTTCAGTTTTCTCCTATGTATTAGGCTGACTAGTTTAGATTTTTCTACAGTTTTACTTCAATAATGTGACTAAGCAATCTAAATGGCGTATGCCGGATGAAGCCAGGGTACTTATCTGATTGACCAAATGAAGTTTTGGAGTTACTCTGATTTAAATGATGTCTCTTTGTTTAAATGCTCATGCATTTTACTGCAGTCATCTCGTGAGCGGATGAATACGACTCTGATTCTGCTGCTCTTTCTGCCTCTGCAAATGAAGCATCAACTTCCAATACAAATACTTTATTTGTTTCAGTGACATCTGCTGTTGATCCTGAACTCGCAGTGGCGTCTGCACTATCAAGTATCAAGCACACAAGACAAGAGGATACTGCTAATATAGCATCAGATGGCACACCAACTGCTACTCCTACTACCATGTCTTCACCTATGTATTCTTAGATTATGCCTGTCTATTCTTGTCTTGGGTCATGATCATGGATTACTTGAAGTGCCATATAAAATCTCCTCAGTAGGCTGTGTTTTCTTCCATACAAACTTCTGGTGGGGTTACGGAAGAAATGTGTGGCTTCTGCTGTATCTCTTTGAGAGAGTTGTCTTTTCCCTCTCGACTACAGCAGAACAAGATGGATTTTTAAAGAACTTAATTACGAGATGAAATGTTCATTCCTTTACAACATgcatgaagaaaataaaattgcagtAAGTGGAGGATTTAATCCACCCGAAGGGAAAAAGCTAGAGCATATCCCTCAGGCTTTAATCCACACACTTAGTTCAAGTTGATATGTTTTTACTGACACTAGTACCCTTTGATTGACATTGTTGTGAAGCACGTTCAACGTCGTTTGTTTTGTATTACTCatgtatttagtttgattctaatgtattaaaaaatgttattgaaatttttaattatatagaattcataaaaatcgaagcttgattttttatattattcatttCTTTAAACTTTTAGAGAAAATGAGCAATtcgagctttgatttttgtgaagttaaaattttctaaaactattttttaatatattagaatcaaactatatatataaaacaaaacaaacaaagttAAATTGATATTGgccatttatttttagatcGGATGGACTAGATCTTTTTGTTGTTATCAATTGAAGATAAACTAGTTAGCAATCTAAAAGAACCCTAATATAATATGTAAATGCaactttatactattatataatttccaaatttcacagtaatgtcaattttattagaaaagttagtataattattttaacctTTTACTTGTAAGTGAGATCCACTTGTTAATAAGACTGCCGCGGCGGTaatatctgattttttttttcttaatttatttctacaaaattaaatctctttctcattttttacttcataCATCTACACTGCAAATCCacaactatattttttataattaatattattttagtccaattaaaatatatcaacaattaaaaaaatgtgaggCGTTACTGAATAAGTTTTATGTGACTGAGGCATGCCTATGACGACCATGCGgacaagttttttttatagctGAAGCGTGGATGTTCCACTATTATGGCCACTTGGTATGGTACTATGGTTGGGCTTGGACAGTTGAATATTTTCTCCGGACAATTTAATAGAATACTCATTATAGATTTGTATGCACGTAATTGTGTGTCCAAAAGCATTGAAGAAAACACATGGCCACTTGAGTAGATAGGTTTCAATTTTGTCTCTGCCGAGAAACTTCATTTTTTGTCCTCCGACGTGACGTAATAGCATCTCCAACCCCACACGGAAGACCTCCACCAGTCCACCCCATGATTTGGCCTTCGTCAGAGTAACAAAGAGAGGATGAATCAGTTGAAATTATAAGGAGAGAGGGTACAAAATGAAGTTTATCGGCAGtctcattattttaataagatgAAAGGGCATGACGacctattattaaaaatataaaattagtcgGTCTCTTTTAACATGACATATTGATGgcttaattagttaaattacTTGAGTTATACACTAAGTCACCATAATTAGTGCAGAATATATATGTTATTAACCAtgatttcattctttttttatttcatttattcagTTTTTTAAATTAGCTACTCCCTCTATCGACCCTAATAATTCGTCACCATTTTGATTCgtcatgagttttaaaaaatatactccctctgtctccaAAGAGATTTTGTGTATaaaagagatttttttttgtatcacGGTACTACGGTCTACCGTAACGTAATTCGGTATACCGTaaaagtacggtataccgcaatAACGGTAAGTAAGGTGGCGGTATCAAAAATTAACGATACTGAAACTTCGGTATGGTATCGGTAAGATATTTTGTCATACCGCAGTTTTCAATAAGGTATGCGGTATGCGTTCTCGGTTACCGATCCACCCCTCAAATATATGTGCAGGTGTGTGCGTATATGTCCAGGGACCCCtatgcaaaatatttttgaactttttttttatttaattaaaatattaaagaatattgttggatttttcccacgaactttaaaattaacaaataatatcatgaactttacttgagtttgttatttctcaCTAACGAAAAAATTCTGGCTATATTAAtggattgaagaacaattttggagggtatacttcaagaaaaattatcCTCAAATATTGAAGAACTTGAAGCTGTCGAAGTT harbors:
- the LOC125185671 gene encoding amino acid permease 6-like isoform X1, whose product is MNVERSNVEAPPGNDPSEFDEDGHPKRTGTVWSAGAHIITAVIGSGVLTLAWALAQMGWIAGPTALLAFSVITMFTSTLLADCYRAADGTRNYVYKDAVKSYLGGIKYKFCAVVQYSYLVGVTIGYSITTAISLVAMKKSLCFHKHGHNHDCTLSNNPFIVLFGLIQILISQVPNFHELAFLSFIAAIMSFSYASIGLGLSIAKITEKKHATTSITGKPITDSYSAEEKMWSCFAAIGNIAFAYAFAVVLIEIQDTIRSGAPESKVMKRASIVGILISTVFYMLCGALGYAAFGNAAPGNFLTGYGFYDPYWLILTANLFIAIHLFGAYQVFAQPVFGAAEGWCRRRWPGNTFVSKEHRWGRLRVNYFRVVWRSMYVVFTTLVAMLLPFFNDFVGLLGAISFWPLAVFFPIEMYMVRAKISRWSCRGFFLQLLSGFCLVASLLAGAGSIRGLLHSLRKFELLQSRS
- the LOC125185671 gene encoding amino acid permease 8-like isoform X2, yielding MCLNFNRFVLECEKGTVWSAGAHIITAVIGSGVLTLAWALAQMGWIAGPTALLAFSVITMFTSTLLADCYRAADGTRNYVYKDAVKSYLGGIKYKFCAVVQYSYLVGVTIGYSITTAISLVAMKKSLCFHKHGHNHDCTLSNNPFIVLFGLIQILISQVPNFHELAFLSFIAAIMSFSYASIGLGLSIAKITEKKHATTSITGKPITDSYSAEEKMWSCFAAIGNIAFAYAFAVVLIEIQDTIRSGAPESKVMKRASIVGILISTVFYMLCGALGYAAFGNAAPGNFLTGYGFYDPYWLILTANLFIAIHLFGAYQVFAQPVFGAAEGWCRRRWPGNTFVSKEHRWGRLRVNYFRVVWRSMYVVFTTLVAMLLPFFNDFVGLLGAISFWPLAVFFPIEMYMVRAKISRWSCRGFFLQLLSGFCLVASLLAGAGSIRGLLHSLRKFELLQSRS